GAGGAACCGTTGCACTTCAAAACACACTTGATTGGATTAAGAACAAATACATCAGCTATGGTTATACCGCTTCGCAAATGCAAGAGTATAGCTTTACTAATGGTGCTTATACTTGCAAAAATTTAGTATTAACCAAAATTGGAACCGTACATCCCAATACGTTTGTGATACTTTGTGGACACTATGATACTATAACAGGAACTGGTACTAATGATAACGGTAGCGGAACCACTATTCTACTGGAAGTAGCACGACTATTGCAAAACATCCCAACCGAATATTCTATCAAATTCATCAATTTCAGTGGCGAAGAAGACGGACTAATTGGAAGCCAAAACTTTGTTTCAAATGTGGTTAATAGTACGACTCCAAAAATGGATATCAAGTTGGTATTTAACATCGATGAGGTAGGAGGTAGAGCCAATATGGTAAACAATACCATCACTTGCGAGCGAGATACAAGCAGTCCAACAACTAACAATGCCGCTTCTAACGTAATAACTAATGAGTTGATTACCTGCGTTGGTTTATATTCGCCATTAAACACGTATCTGTCTTATGCTTACGCTTCAGATTACATGCCTTTTGAAGACAACAACGAAATCATCACAGGTTTTTTCGAAAAGAATGAAACACCTTATCGCCATACCGCCAACGACTTGTTGATAAACATGGATTCAACTTATGTATACAATATTGCC
The window above is part of the Flavobacterium sp. PMTSA4 genome. Proteins encoded here:
- a CDS encoding M28 family peptidase; the encoded protein is MKTRILFTLLILSSFASFSQQYIPYYATVSNQVSSSNVLNYLTEFENLGVKRRGTVALQNTLDWIKNKYISYGYTASQMQEYSFTNGAYTCKNLVLTKIGTVHPNTFVILCGHYDTITGTGTNDNGSGTTILLEVARLLQNIPTEYSIKFINFSGEEDGLIGSQNFVSNVVNSTTPKMDIKLVFNIDEVGGRANMVNNTITCERDTSSPTTNNAASNVITNELITCVGLYSPLNTYLSYAYASDYMPFEDNNEIITGFFEKNETPYRHTANDLLINMDSTYVYNIAKAATGAMMHFAVASTSALATTDYSQQQNIRFFPNPTQDFLQFSIGNLQATKVHFSLIDVNGKTVLEQDFTSPSAIETIAINNVARGMYLAVLETGTTRYTQKVVLR